A window from Mauremys reevesii isolate NIE-2019 linkage group 9, ASM1616193v1, whole genome shotgun sequence encodes these proteins:
- the LPAR4 gene encoding lysophosphatidic acid receptor 4, with product MGNHSNNHTCLTDDSFKYNLYGAVYSVVFILGLITNCASLFVFCCRMKMRSETTIFMTNLAVSDLLFVFTLPFKIFYNFNRHWPFGDTLCKISGTAFLTNIYGSMLFLTCISVNRFLAIVYPFRSRTIRTRRNSAIVCAGVWILVLSGGILASLFSTTNVSNTSTTCFEGFSKIVWKTYLSKITIFIEVVGFIIPLLINLTCSSLVLRTLRKPATLSQIGTNKMKVLKMIIVHVAIFVVCFVPYNSILFLYALVRSQAIANCSLERFARTMYPITLCIATMNCCFDPFIYYFTSESFQKSFNIHPQIQMDSISKTETPLTMKTALPAIQEEVNDQAITNGGDPTAESHF from the coding sequence ATGGGAAACCACAGCAATAATCATACCTGTTTGACAGATGATTCCTTTAAATACAACCTGTATGGGGCCGTATACAGCGTGGTATTCATCCTTGGCTTGATCACAAACTGTGcctctttgtttgttttctgctGTCGAATGAAAATGCGAAGCGAGACAACTATTTTCATGACAAACCTTGCCGTCTCTGACTTGCTCTTTGTATTCACtttgccttttaaaatattttataatttcaACAGGCACTGGCCTTTTGGGGACACTCTTTGCAAGATTTCAGGGACTGCATTTCTCACCAACATATATGGCAGTATGCTGTTCCTCACCTGCATTAGTGTCAACCGTTTCCTGGCTATTGTCTACCCATTCAGATCTCGTACCATTCGGACAAGGAGAAATTCAGCCATTGTGTGTGCAGGAGTCTGGATACTAGTCCTCAGTGGAGGAATTTTAGCCTCATTATTCTCCACAACCAACGTCTCCAACACTAGCACAACCTGCTTTGAGGGTTTTTCCAAAATTGTTTGGAAGACCTATTTGTCTAAGATCACTATATTTATTGAAGTGGTAGGATTCATAATTCCTTTGCTAATCAACCTCACATGCTCTTCACTGGTTCTGAGGACTCTCCGGAAACCTGCTACATTATCTCAGATTGGGACAAACAAAATGAAAGTACTAAAGATGATTATTGTGCATGTGGCCATTTTTGTAGTCTGCTTTGTGCCCTACAATTCCATACTTTTCTTATATGCTCTTGTGCGATCTCAAGCCATAGCAAACTGCTCTTTGGAGCGATTTGCTAGGACAATGTACCCAATCACATTATGCATTGCAACAATGAATTGCTGCTTTGACCCCTTCATTTACTACTTCACATCAGAATCTTTTCAAAAGTCTTTCAATATACACCCCCAAATACAAATGGACTCCATTTCCAAGACTGAAACACCTCTAACAATGAAGACTGCACTGCCTGCAATACAGGAGGAAGTGAATGACCAAGCTATTACAAATGGAGGTGATCCAACTGCTGAATCACATTTCTAA